TCCTGGTCGATGTAAGAACCGTCTGTTGAGGCAAAGTATTTTTGCTCGTTTACCATAAACAGGCGAGAATTGACGAACTTGGCGCCGTTATCCAGTGCAGCTGCATTGACGGCCATAAGCAAGTCTACTTTTTCGGAAATGGGTATATCGAATGCATTTTTCTCAATGGGTGTTTTCCAGGTAACTTCCCCATGTCCGTTATCAGAAGCTAATTGAACCGGTTCTTCCTGAATTTTAGAGTTTGCTTTTGCTATCGCGACTGCCTGATTAGTAATTTCTGCAATGTCATCTTTTGTCACATTACTTGTAGAGGCAAAACCCCAGGTTCCGTTTGCGATTACACGAACTCCGGCGCCGAATGATTCGGTATTACGGATATTTTGGACTTTGTTTTCCCTGGTAATGACGAATTGGTTTAAATATCTCCCGATACGAATATCGACATAGGTTGCCCCGTTTTTTGTTCCCGTATTGAGGGCAATATCCGCCAGGGCTTTTTTGTCACTGGTTGGAATCGATGTGATGGCGCCGTTAAATGTTTTGCTGTTTAAATGAACGGGAATGAATAATGCGCCAACTCCGGCACCGCCAATTATTAAGAATTTTCTTCTTCTCATTTTATTCCTTGGTCAAAAATGATACCATCGCTCTAAGCGATGGTATCATTAACGTGTACTTGCATTCAAAATAGTTAGACCTATTATTTTATCTTTTTCATATCGAATAATAATATCATTATCCGTCAATTCACTGTCAGTAGCATGGCTGGGTTTCTTGAAGTTAATATAAAGCACATCCGCTTCTGCATCGTAAGAGGACCATAGATATTTTTCAGGAGCATGTTTTACAGCAGGGATAAGTTGTAAATAATCTTTAATTTCGAGCGTCATGTTGGCCATATTTGCTTCCTTTTATAATTATTAATCCTCTACGAGGATTGGAAAACCTTGATCAACTCTATATCTACAAAAATAAAACCTCTACGAGGTTATTTATGATCGATTTATAACTTAACTCATAAGGAATGTGCTATCCACAGATTTGAGTTATCCTCGTTTAGGATGGATTTATAAGATCTTGCATAACTAAAAACATCGTAGATGTTTAATTATTGTAGAAATGAAGTTCCCTTATTTGAACATATCCGTTGGCTGACGGATACATAAAAAGGTGGATACATATCATTTTGTAATATTCTTCATCCTGACATAATGTTTTACGCTTTAGTCTGTGTTAGTCTGTGGCAAGAATAAGTACGCATTATTAGGATGATCCTTTTTTCAACTACTTCATCCAAAGGCTCGAAGAAAAACTAAAATGGTTTGAAATTAGGGTTAACAAAAAAGGGTTTGTCTCTGTGAATTTGAAACAAACCCTTTATTACTATTCTATTTCATCGAATAGAATGGTAAATCTAAAACCGTTGCGCTGTTTGCGACTGAACTGTTGGTAACGCTTTCCGCGGAATTTTATCATCCCGCATAGCCGCATGATAAACAAAAGACGCCATGATAACCGCATTTTGCATCAGGTCACTGTTGATTGTGTAATCGTAAGCATCCATATTTGTGTGATGAGTACGAGTGCTATACTCAATCCGATCCTGGATGAATTGAAATCCCGGCAGACCCACTGCATCAAATGCTAAGTGGTCTGTACCACCGGTAGTACGAATTGTCAGCGTTTTTGCGCCAAGATCGTGAAATGGTTTCAACCATTGTTCGAAAATCGGGCGAACAGCATCGTTGCCTTGCAGATAGACACCACGGAATTTTCCGGTACCGTTGTCCATATTAAAATAAACCGAGAAATTTTTATGGTCTTTTTTCAGATCCATGGTTCTTCTATCTGCAAAGTGATTTTTCACATATGCCCGGGAACCGAGCAGTCCTTGTTCTTCACCACTCCATAAAGCGATACGAATGGTTCGGCGTGGTTTGATGCCAAGTTCTTGTAAAATTCGGACAGCTTCCATAGCAACTGCGCAACCTGAAGCATTATCAGTCGCGCCAGTGGATGAATGCCATGAATCAAGATGTCCACCCAACATGACCAATTCTTTTTTCAATTTCTTATCGGTACCCGGGATTTCACCAACAACATTGTATGCCAGTGAATCCTCCTTATGGAATGTATTTTGAATATCGATTTCCATTGAAACAGGCATATCCATATCCAAAAGCCTGGCGATCCGGTTGTACTGTTCGACTGCTACTACCAGGGAAGGAAGTGT
This is a stretch of genomic DNA from candidate division KSB1 bacterium. It encodes these proteins:
- a CDS encoding DUF2283 domain-containing protein, with product MANMTLEIKDYLQLIPAVKHAPEKYLWSSYDAEADVLYINFKKPSHATDSELTDNDIIIRYEKDKIIGLTILNASTR
- a CDS encoding M20/M25/M40 family metallo-hydrolase, with amino-acid sequence MKKRAPFILISLLMLVCIVNAQEPIHWQKISEIKAEGFNHSQVMELLSYLTDVHGPRLTGSPGLASANEWIVEKLNEWGLTNTNIEAWGTFGHGWTNERVYVAMTAPQYMPMIAYPKAWTPGTNGVIKGSPVLLTINSEEDLDQYKGTLNGKIVLVQAARDANNHFEADATRRSEEDLTELMQAPIPGARSRFAGRRAEFRQRRALRNKTTKFFKDEGVAVLVEPSRGEHGTVFVSRGGSQSLTAQPTLPSLVVAVEQYNRIARLLDMDMPVSMEIDIQNTFHKEDSLAYNVVGEIPGTDKKLKKELVMLGGHLDSWHSSTGATDNASGCAVAMEAVRILQELGIKPRRTIRIALWSGEEQGLLGSRAYVKNHFADRRTMDLKKDHKNFSVYFNMDNGTGKFRGVYLQGNDAVRPIFEQWLKPFHDLGAKTLTIRTTGGTDHLAFDAVGLPGFQFIQDRIEYSTRTHHTNMDAYDYTINSDLMQNAVIMASFVYHAAMRDDKIPRKALPTVQSQTAQRF